A window of Pusillimonas sp. DMV24BSW_D genomic DNA:
GGCTACCTCATCGGCTTTCTGAAAGAACGCCCACACTATCGGCAAGCGCTCGGCTACCGTAAATTCCTGTTTGAATTTCATCTAAAACTCTCAATCTTTCATTCAATTAACCGGACTTTTGGAAAACGCACTTGACGCTTCGCGACGCAAATTGCCTAACGCTTTTCGTACATAAGCCTTCAAAAGGTGTAGCCGGTATTCGCCAGACGCACGAATATCATCGGGCGGATCGGCTTGCGTACACGCTAGCTGCGCCGCCTGAGCAATATCCTCATCGGTCATCCGCGAGCCATTCAGAAGACTGGCTGCGTCGGTTGCCAGCATAGGCGATTCATTAACACCGCCCATACCAATACGTACGTCCTGCCAGTGTCCTTGCTCATCAATTTCACCCGCTACCGCCACAGACACAACGGCAAAATCGTTATGTCGGCGGTTCATCTCACAAAACGCATAGAAAGGCGGATGCTTTGGATAGATGACTGAAACCACCATTTCATTCGGTTCCAGCACAGTAGCGTAGGAACCCTCATAAAATGACGTCAACGGAATTTCCCGTTCGCCTTTAACACTGACAACCTTCACTTTTGCGCCAAGCGTTAACGCGGCCAGAGGCATTTCACCGGTTGGGTCGCCTTGAACCAGACTACCCCCAACGGTGCCGCGATGGCGAACCTGGCGGTCACCTACATAACGAATCATGTTGGTCAAAAGCGGCAAACGTTGTGCAATTAACGCCGAATGCTCGATAACGTTGTAACGAACACGCGCACCTAACACCGTTTCATGCCCTTGCGCGTTAACCGCATCCAGGCCTTCAATACGATTAATATCAATCAAAGCAGAGGGGCGCCAAAGGCGCATGTTCAGCATTGGAATTAAGCTTTGACCGCCTGCGAGGATTCGAGCGTTTCCGTCGTACTCATCCAATAGCTGAACTGCTTCTTGCACAGAAGAAGCCCTGTGATAAATAAAATCAGGGGCTTTCATACCGCTTACTCTCTCCCTGACTCAATCAGGCTTTGGCCACCGGTCATGCGTTTAAGCACATAATCAACCGGTGACTTCACACGCGTAATCGGCTGGGCAGGCTTGCTGCTCCAAACGGTTTCAGGGCGTACCTGCAGAACCCGGATTTGCAACCTATCGTCTACTGCCCACTCAATGTCCTGGGGCGCACCCCGGTCTTTCTCGACTTGTTTGGCGAACTTTGCCAACTCGATAACGGTTTCGTCGGGCAAACAAATCGCATCCTGACGCTCGGCCTCGATTTCGCAAAAGCCCACTTCCCCGGTTTGCGGGTCAAACCGATATTCGTGCGTTTGCGTGTGTGGCTCCCTTTTCAGCAATTGCAACGTCACTTTGTCGACTTTAAACTGCGTTGGCGTAACGTCACCTTTCACAACCCCCTCTCCTAATCCCCAGCAGGATTCGATAACGATTTTTGAGCGATCGCCGGTAATAGGGTCTAAAGTAAACATGACCCCGGCGGCTCGGGCCTGAACCATTTGCTGAATGCCAACACAAATCGCGAAATCAGAAAGCGCAGCAACCTGCTTACCTTCATGGCGGTAAGTCAGTACGGTATCGCTGAACATGCCGGCCCAACATTGTCGCGTGTATCGAATAACGTTCTCAACATC
This region includes:
- a CDS encoding FAD binding domain-containing protein produces the protein MKAPDFIYHRASSVQEAVQLLDEYDGNARILAGGQSLIPMLNMRLWRPSALIDINRIEGLDAVNAQGHETVLGARVRYNVIEHSALIAQRLPLLTNMIRYVGDRQVRHRGTVGGSLVQGDPTGEMPLAALTLGAKVKVVSVKGEREIPLTSFYEGSYATVLEPNEMVVSVIYPKHPPFYAFCEMNRRHNDFAVVSVAVAGEIDEQGHWQDVRIGMGGVNESPMLATDAASLLNGSRMTDEDIAQAAQLACTQADPPDDIRASGEYRLHLLKAYVRKALGNLRREASSAFSKSPVN
- a CDS encoding PEP/pyruvate-binding domain-containing protein, translated to MSDVKPNILWLDDPAAKDNPLLGGKFSSLATSMAAGYSVPPGFGITTQAFREFVKGAGLEDEISRVRKIATEIEPAQLKVETAKLIDQIMTAPMPQDLHDQIAQAYEKLEERTGVIDVPVAVRSSGESEDLAGASFAGQYETFLWVSDVENVIRYTRQCWAGMFSDTVLTYRHEGKQVAALSDFAICVGIQQMVQARAAGVMFTLDPITGDRSKIVIESCWGLGEGVVKGDVTPTQFKVDKVTLQLLKREPHTQTHEYRFDPQTGEVGFCEIEAERQDAICLPDETVIELAKFAKQVEKDRGAPQDIEWAVDDRLQIRVLQVRPETVWSSKPAQPITRVKSPVDYVLKRMTGGQSLIESGRE